ATTCGGCAGGTGCGAGAGATCACGGTGGAGGACCTCAAGCCGCACCTGGAAAGCTTGCGGGAGCTCAGGGTCCGGTGGATTGTGTTTTCGGGCGGTGAACCTTTGATGCATTCGGACCTGTCTTCACTTGCCAGGATGTGCAGGGACGAAGGGATACGTCTGACGCTGCTCACGGCGGGTTTGCTGCTCGAAAGGCAAGCGGAAAACGTGTCCCGGTGGATGGATGACGTGATCGTCTCCATCGACGGCCCGCCAGGCATCCACGATGCTGTTCGATGTGTCCCAGGGGCCTTCCCGCGGCTCTCAGCAGGGGTCCGCGAACTCAGGCGTTGGCGCCCCCAAATGCCAATCCATGGCCGCTGCACGGTCCAAAAAAGCAATTTCCGATATCTCCGTGACACCGTCCGGGCGGCCCACACGCTGGGGCTGAACTCGATTTCATTTCTTGCGGCCGATACAACTTCTGAGGCTTTCAACCGTCCGCGCGGCTGGTCGCCAGAGCGCCAGGAAAGCATTGCCCTGGATGCATCAGAAGTTGGAGGTCTCGAGCTTGAGATCAGCGCCTTGATAAGGGATTGCCAAAGGGAAATCGAAACGGGGTTTATTTGTGAAGACCCCGATAAACTGCGCCGAATAGCCCTATATTACCGGGCAAGTCTCGGACACACCCAGAATATATCCCCTCGCTGCAATGCGCCCTGGGTCTCAGCAGTGATCGAAGCGGATGGCACGGTGCGTCCGTGCTTTTTTCACCGTCCGATCGGAAACATCCGCGAGGCCACTCTGCGTGACGTGCTGAATGGCAAGCCGGCCATGCAGTTCCGCCGGGAACTCGATGTGGCCGAAAATCCCATTTGTCAAAAGTGCGTCTGTTCGCTTTACCTGGCAGGGGAGGGACCTGATCCCTGACAAAAAACCTGATGGACACCGCAGGATTGAGGCGTAAAATTTACGGAAAGGGGAGAAACGGGCTTCAGCTGACATCCTCTCAACCAAGATCCCGCCGCACTCCCGAGAGGGCGGCAGGGAATAGCATACGGAGGGGGTCCTTATGGTATGGCGTAAAGCAGGACTGT
This portion of the Terriglobia bacterium genome encodes:
- a CDS encoding radical SAM protein, whose protein sequence is MSEHDRAFTTDGMSSGNARDHRIRNLPILVLFPHNRCNCRCLMCDIWKIRQVREITVEDLKPHLESLRELRVRWIVFSGGEPLMHSDLSSLARMCRDEGIRLTLLTAGLLLERQAENVSRWMDDVIVSIDGPPGIHDAVRCVPGAFPRLSAGVRELRRWRPQMPIHGRCTVQKSNFRYLRDTVRAAHTLGLNSISFLAADTTSEAFNRPRGWSPERQESIALDASEVGGLELEISALIRDCQREIETGFICEDPDKLRRIALYYRASLGHTQNISPRCNAPWVSAVIEADGTVRPCFFHRPIGNIREATLRDVLNGKPAMQFRRELDVAENPICQKCVCSLYLAGEGPDP